GACGTTGGTTGAAAAAACTAGCGCCGTGATAGACGAGCAAGAGGCAAAAAGAATAAATAAAAAGATCAAAAAAGGGCAGTTTAACTTTAACGACTTTTTGTCGCAAATGGAAAGCGTCAAAAAGCTTGGAAATATGAAAAGCTTAATCGGTATGATACCGGGCCTCTCAAGCGTGGCAAATCAGATAAAAGATATCGACCTTGATAACTCGAAGGAAATTTTGCATATCAAAGCTATGATAAATTCTATGACGCAAAAAGAGCGCGAAAATCCTGATTTGTTAAACAACAGCCGAAAAAGACGTTTGGCTGCGGGATCTGGGCTATCTCAAGTAGAAGTAAATCGCTTCTTGAAGCAGTTTGAAAATGCATCAAAAATAGCAAAGAGGTTTTCTGGTAAAGAAGGCCTAAAAGGGCTTGGAAATTTACTAAACCAGGCTAAAAACTCACGCCCTAACTAAAGGGCTTAAATTTGGCTACGAGCGTGGCTAAATTTAAGCCTATTTAAAAAAACAAAAGGAGAAATATAATGGCAACAGTAGTAAGACTAACGAGAATGGGACGCAAGAAAAAACCTTTTTATCGTATAGTCGTAACGGATAGCAGAAAAAGAAGAGACGGCGGCTGGATAGAGTCGATCGGCTACTACAATCCTATGATTGAGCCTGAGGTAGTAAAATTTGATGCTGAGCGCTTGGCTTATTGGAAAGGCGTTGGCGCAAAACTTAGCGATAGGGTTGCAAAAATAACTAGCAAATAATTTAAAAAATGGTAGAAAATTTTTTACTTGAATACGCTAAACTCATTGCTGATTTTCCAGAAAAAGTAAAACTTGAACGAGTCAAGCTTGGCGATGATTTTACCGAACTAGTAATATATGCCGACAAGGTTGATACCGGTAAACTAATCGGTAAAGACGGCAGAACAATAAATGCTATAAAAACCGTTATTGTCGGCTATAAAGCTAAAGATACTACTTCATACCGCGTTACGGTAAAACACCTTGAGTGAATTTATAGAAGTCGCGTTACTTGGAAAAACCGTAGGGCTAAAAGGTTTTGTCAGGCTTCACAATATATGTGATTTCCCCGACCAGTTTAAGAAAAATACCGTTTTTTATGATATGGACGGCAGTAAACTGATCGTCAAGAACTACAACTGCGCAAATGATACGATTGTTTTTTATGGTTTTGAGGATGTAGATAGTGCAAAAACTCTCACAAACAAAATAATTTACACTACAAAAGAAGAAACTAGAAAAAATTGTAAACTAAAAAAAGGCGAATTTTTCTATTTTGATATCATCGGTTGTGAAATTTATGAGAATAACCAAAGGCTGGGCGAGGTAGAGGATATAGATGCAGTCGGGGCAAATCATCTATTTCTCGTAAAAACCGATGAAAATTTAATCACCAAAGGGTTGGAAAAAAGTTTTTATATTCCATACATCGACATTTATGTAGAAAAAGTCGATGTAGAAAACAAAAAAATATATACCAAGAATGCTATCTTGATTTTAGAAAATTCCTGATGAAATTTACCTTTGTTACGCTTTTTGAAAGCCTTGTGCGACCCTACTTCCAAGATAGTATTTTAGGCCGTGCCGTAAAGGAAAATCTTATCTTGATTAATTTTT
The window above is part of the uncultured Campylobacter sp. genome. Proteins encoded here:
- the rpsP gene encoding 30S ribosomal protein S16, producing the protein MATVVRLTRMGRKKKPFYRIVVTDSRKRRDGGWIESIGYYNPMIEPEVVKFDAERLAYWKGVGAKLSDRVAKITSK
- the rimM gene encoding ribosome maturation factor RimM (Essential for efficient processing of 16S rRNA), with protein sequence MSEFIEVALLGKTVGLKGFVRLHNICDFPDQFKKNTVFYDMDGSKLIVKNYNCANDTIVFYGFEDVDSAKTLTNKIIYTTKEETRKNCKLKKGEFFYFDIIGCEIYENNQRLGEVEDIDAVGANHLFLVKTDENLITKGLEKSFYIPYIDIYVEKVDVENKKIYTKNAILILENS
- a CDS encoding KH domain-containing protein, translating into MVENFLLEYAKLIADFPEKVKLERVKLGDDFTELVIYADKVDTGKLIGKDGRTINAIKTVIVGYKAKDTTSYRVTVKHLE